A section of the Ranitomeya imitator isolate aRanImi1 chromosome 7, aRanImi1.pri, whole genome shotgun sequence genome encodes:
- the PRRT2 gene encoding proline-rich transmembrane protein 2, whose amino-acid sequence MATPPADTGPPPEVETTPAEPSEPVCSTTVVVVEEPEPAQEAAASEVEPSVTIQSKASSLNDLKAQPAANGGPRAPSLTGSEGRLAQAASNSPRPSLCRQGSTATASGIEPEKPKDYLVIAILSCFCPMWPVNIVGFVYSIMSRNSLQQGDVDGALRLGRVAKLLSIVALVGGLLIITVSCVINFGIL is encoded by the exons ATGGCAACACCTCCTGCAGATACGGGGCCTCCACCTGAGGTGGAGACTACCCCGGCGGAGCCTTCGGAGCCAGTATGTTCTACCACTGTGGTGGTGGTAGAGGAACCAGAACCTGCTCAGGAGGCTGCTGCATCTGAAGTGGAACCATCAGTGACCATCCAATCCAAAGCTTCATCGCTCAATGACTTGAAGGCCCAGCCGGCAGCCAACGGAGGACCTCGAGCCCCCAGCCTGACTGGTTCAGAAGGACGGCTGGCTCAAGCCGCATCCAACTCGCCCCGGCCAAGCCTCTGCCGACAAGGGTCTACTGCCACTGCCAGCGGCATTGAGCCAGAAAAGCCAAAGGACTATCTCGTCATTGCCATCCTGTCCTGTTTTTGCCCTATGTGGCCAGTCAACATAGTGGGATTTGTGTATTCGATCATG TCCCGTAACAGCCTCCAACAAGGTGATGTGGACGGGGCCCTCAGACTGGGACGTGTGGCCAAGCTGTTGAGCATTGTGGCGTTGGTGGGTGGACTCCTGATCATCACTGTGTCCTGTGTCATCAACTTTGGAA